Genomic segment of Salvia hispanica cultivar TCC Black 2014 chromosome 2, UniMelb_Shisp_WGS_1.0, whole genome shotgun sequence:
taaatatacaactaaaaaatataatgaggACAACAACATCGtcataaaaagataaaatgatgtacaaaacaaatagaaaatacacatatataaacattagaataataaaacaatagtttgTAAGACATGAAAAAACTTATATGTgaacaattttaattgtacaataataagaatagcaaaataaagaaaaaataataataaaacacaaacTCCAATATTCCGATGACTCTTCCTCAACCTTATTTTCCTCTTTAATCTCAAAATTAATGATCTATGCATATGCTAGAAAACAAATGTGATACTTTATAATCTTCGTCTTCTTTGCTTCCTTTCGTCATTTCGTTGCTTTAGGTGTTTTCTTTGCATGAAAACTATGGAGTGATGAATTTGGTGATAACTGTGTAATGTTGTagcttcaaaattttatagatAGTCATAAGCTTATGTGATTTCtatatttgtataaaaataactattatAGCCTggacgaaaaaattaaaagaaaacaaatagaaataaaacaaaactaatagaaataaaacatactaacatcaataaaaaacttaaatataaactaacatcgttgaaacaaattaatctCATATAAATGTACTACAATAGGTAAAGAGTAATAACCATACCgagaaaaaatttctttttgcaAAGAATCCGTGATGAATTTATTAGAAATTCAGTTTTAAATGCAATAGAAATACGAAATAACGTAGTGAGTGAGTGGATGTAAACTACGAATCTCATACTTACATAaaaaagttttgattttatgcGTAAGCAATTGCCCCCAACACCATAATTCACGTAGTGTATATATAATTCCTgcaattacataaataatgaGAGTTAATCAAATCTACCAAATCAGGTTCATAGGAGACTGTAGAATAAAGTTTATCGGAAGATGAAACCAAAGAATAAAGTTTATTAGAAATTTAGTGACAAATGCTATAGAAATAGGAAAaagtaatgagttagtggatttAGAGCCACCACatgtcatatatttatagtcgAAAAAAAACCTTTCActtctctaattatttataataactttttaaaaaccttttgtttttaatgtaatgacataataattgaaattcaattatttttaatgtatataaatatatacgtTGCTAATGTGAGTGAATATATCTTTTGACTGGATCATACTATTGTGGTGGATAACGTGCTCATGATGTGAGAAAAGTTATAATCcttcattatatttattgaaatataacataaaatcTTCATTATATCTATTGAAATATAACATGCAAATAATAAATGTCATCAATTTTTAGATAGGCAACGGCCTCatcaatatttatgtataaggtctagtataaatatttcaataggacaaaacttataaatatttttaaaaatgccaaaactcgccttttatataatagattataaatgataataaagctttatattccactaattcattttaattgtatactactactccctccgttccatagtaataacgtcatttcattttttagtaaaagtcaacacatttttccacgcctactttactctccgttacttttttctctcttcatctctctacctttttcatttttcactttattctccctttatttaactcacttaacacaatttttcttaatctccgacgaaaagaaacgccttcATTACTatagaatggagggagtattattttagtaaaatatactccctccgtcccagttttatagtcacattttgccataaaagtccgtctcacatttatagtcacatttagaattttctatatttggacataaaattttaccccattattcactaaaattacactcaaatgccattataaacataaaaataaatcaaaacaaaaataaaaaaccaaaaagtcaacaagggacccacctttaaccaactcacttaattttttacacactccttcatctcacttcatttattacacactccatcatctcacttcattaattacacacttcaccaattctttaaaactcgtgccctaactaaatgtgactataaatatgggacggagagagtatatttcactaattttctttcctccactatttttaattttctttaaatttgtgTCCATGTTAATATGAATGAACAGGAGACCAGACCGGGGGGAGTAGTACAATTTGCAACTTGAAGAATAGGCACATCCTCACGCATCTAGGCTGGCCCTAGGCGGTTCCACCAAGGAGAGTTGGCCCGCATGTGACGAACACGTGACGGTGGCTTTTTTTTGCTGAACCTACATAACGACAATATTCAAAACCCCACGATAATTTTCTTACTATAATAAATGGCAGTACcattaaagattaaaatttaacaaaaaaacaataagaagatgaagaaaagtaGGAGGAGCGGGCCCCACACTCGGGGTGTCAAGACAAGATAGACGGGGTCCGCCACGCGTCTAACACTACGTGACAAATACGCGTCGCTTTCCGTGGCACTCCCTGTAATCTTGGTCTTGACCTGAGGGCTTTTTCGTCAGTTCACGCCATGTTTGTCGCCACGTGCGTTGGCGTCGGCCGCACGCAGCGAGTACAAGCTACGTACAACCCCTCCCCCTTTTGGCTACCTCCAGATTTAATCATATATTCTTCCAGTTTATTGAATTCCTTTTTTAAGAACTTAGTGACTACCAAATTACTACAAAATCTCTAACCATAAATCgcttttttttaaagagaataatatagaagagcGTCGATATATATTATTCGCTTACTTACGTTACTTTCTctttattctaattatttattactattattttaataaaataacgtCTAAATTGAAATGTTCCATTTACAGTGGGATtgagggagtatttaaaaaatgggatggatggagtatttttttaaatgggtATAATTATTTGGTTAAGCATAAGTAGTGACATAAATGGTCTATTATAAGGCGCCGCCTGCTtgagtttttagtttttttaaaaaatactccgtaCATGCTTCTTCTAAAATTAGGTATAGTAAATGgcggaaaaaataaataaaaaacgtGTTGGTGTGTGGATTGGCTTTGAATTTTGGTACCTCCAGTCGTAATGGAGTTGTCGTTAGCGGTGGACCGCTCCTATAATTgtagaaaataacaaaataacattgggtaggaaaaaatattagtgtaCATCCACTCCcaatatcaacaaattttGAATGTGCGAAAATATAAAAGCCAATAAGCCTGAATAAAAGGAGATCGTTAATCTCCAAAAGGAGATTGTTAATCTGTGTCATGAATTGTTATCGAGTGAACTGATTGTcgatattgacatttttttaattattttcaatctttctctttacaaatattaaaataaaaaaaatatttcctcGTTTCCATAGCAGTTAAagttattttaccattttaatATGTTCCATAATAGCAGAGACGGATCCAAAAATTCTATATAGATAGGACAAgaatctatataaatatattttaagaatttaagaagGGGCATATGAaagaatatttcaaaaaaaaatagaaattactGATAAAAtagcatataattttttttgttttgaggtGGGGCATCTGCCCCTTGTGGTAGAACATTAGTTCCGTCCCTGCATAGTAGtggaatcattttttttttaatagtaaaagtcaatacatttattctcacttactttactctctcttacacTGTTCTCTCTTCGTCtatctacctttttcatttcctattttattcttcctttacttaacacaatttattttaatctctgtGTCGAAAAGAAATAACTTCGCTTCTAtgaaacgaagggagtataaatttaaagtattcattttttttaaagaaactGTTCATATGTAAAAAACTTCAAGCAAACTTCATTTAATTTGGTATACAAAAGTTTGTTCATGTCACTAAATATATATCCACATCTAAGTTTACGGCAACTAATAATGATAACGAACTGGTAACAAccacttcacttttaataAATCTCAGCAAAAATCTCTAACATTAAGGAAggtaattgttttaaaatgtACTACCATTTTAAAACTGAAATGACGtgtaaaattatatcttgAGATTAAATATATGTTGTGTGGGTTCGTAAGATTAAATCACACAACTTAATCTTAGatagataattatataataattagtcatagttaTCTTCctctaactaaaataatcccacaatTCAATCATGCATTGTTgtatgataattagtcataggcTCATAGCAATCGAACGATACCAAAGAGAATACTTGAAACTTCAATGCAAAGAAACTAAGATCATTATTAGGAAAAGGTCAAATTATTCACATCATTTTTGGTGTGTATTTGAAAATATCTCACCGTTTCATATTCAAAGAAACTAAGATCACCCGTAAATACTTTGGCGATTGGAATATCAACGTGACAAATGAAATTGCATGTTGATTACTCAAAATTACACACCGATTACTTAATGATGTGTAATTCTGGTTGACACATTGACGTATTCAATTCAGATTGCCAGAAGGTTCTTGCATAATAATTTatcctaaaaatgaaataatgagTAGAGTGATTATCCAATTAATGAGACATTTCTGGATAAATACCTtataaaatgagacaaaatCAATCCTTTACTATCATTATATCAGGGTGtgtttgagtttttttaaGGCTTAAAAGAagtttgtcattttaaaaaaaattgatggtgTGAATATCACTGATTAGTCATCTTTCTTGTTAATTGTTTGTTTAATGCAATTAACAACCCTCTTACACTAAGgaaatgattttttcaaaGAAGAATTCTTCTTTAGAGGACATTATATATCGTCGTCTCATTCTCACGTGACCAATCGCTCTCGACgcagatttttaaattttttggactattatattttttggactTAAAATATTTCCATTCAAATTTATCTCTAAGATAGTGTTACTATATAacttttgataaaaaaaaatgtacaactagtataatttttgcgGTGCTTCCCTTTACAATTGAGTTGTCATAGTAAGTGCACTCCACCACTTGTTCAAATTGGCTTTGCGTTACCTTTTAGCATTACACTATAAAAGCATCTCCAACGATTATCTAAATTACACACAAACTCCattacacttttttttaatcaataacttaaattaaataatataataagatttattaattaaataatataatgagatttaactaataaaacaattgtctttcacatatttatatatacgtcagatattaatttaactaataaaatcTGGATTCTATATTTGGAAACAAAACAGCGTCTCTTTATTTAGTAAAATAGTAGATCAACTTTTTACAGTTATGTTGCATAATATTAACTTTACAAATATGGCCAGCTCactaattaataactaatcaaatattaatataactaaattagGTTATTGTTTCATTTCACATCTTCTTCTCCACACCTGCCATCTTCAtgaaagtaatttttttttaaatctttatgtattttaatttctcttcttcccttcttctattttgataaatataaattaatttagacttgaaatcaataaatcaaaatctgaTAATTTTAGTGCAAACCTAAAGATAGgtaaattttcttcaaaaacccaTAATGAGATTGGTTTTGCAGTACTATTGAAGGTATTATCCTATTGCATTTTAAGTTTTGCAGTACTGTTAAAGATGGTCTAATCTAAATGACGATCATCAACATATTAATTCAAAGAtctaagaaaaattatattgacGTGACAATTATAAACACAAACATGAATGAAGTTAATGACCTTGGGTCTATATTAGGATAACCAATAAGAATCCAACAATTTTTGCGTTGGGTGAGGTTAACTTCAAATTACCAgctaagaattaaaattattataattaatttttattattattttaaaaatattatacttgattttaattatttagatttatatcgttatgaaattttaatcaagttataacatgttttaattatttaatactacatccgtcatttaaaaataacatgtatttctattttggtccgtctcttaaaattatgcaattcCAATATAAAAACTTTTGAACAACATACTACTATgcacatcattttattaataaccTTACCATTAGCATCGttaaaattatgcaattcCAATATAGGAACTTTTGAACAACGTACTACCATCCATACACGTCATTTTATCTATAACTTTACcattaaaattaacaattaatattttgtaaacCACACTATCCACCaactatttataaataatcactactaataatgtgaACCCCATAACCAACTAACActatttgtcttttttttttctttttttcccttaCTAGTAAAACTTTAGACATCTActtcattaatataataaaccTAATTATGAAATTCGGAAAGGCTCAAACCGTTCTAAGATTTGTAAGTAAATGAACCAAAGTCCAtaacaaacaaattatataGACTCATTCATTTTCccaagtattaaaaaaatttattgggaaaaatatgaaaaaaactTCCTAATATGCacatagtatttattttgatgaggAATTAATGTGACAGAGTTAACACGGatttaaatatagatatatttgtaaatgagcatgaaaaattaatttttcgaAGTACTAGTATATGAAAACAAGCTCCATCCGTCCTGGCTCAagtgatttgattttttttttttttccgttattttgcaaaaatgataataaatagttaaaatggagagaaagtaaagttaaaaagagaataatataaaagagaGTTGCTACGCTATtctcttatattattttattttcacatcACTTTAAagatttattatgattttccCTAGACATGTGCTAAAAAACTGTCAATACCATGAGTATTGAGATGTGACGGAGGAACATATACTTTGGGATACTTAAACAAAACAAGCTTATATAATTGGGACGAAAAAAATATCTGTTCGAATGTGTGTGAAGTTAAATGATGTacttagtattatttgttCAAAAGAacactttaaatttatatatcaaGATGAGTTTTATATAGGATAATATCAgtattgaatttgatattGGTATTTGGTTGATGAGATTAATTATATCTACTATggtcaattaaaattataaagttaattttaataaattatgaaataaattctaaattaattaaattaaattagaatttaataGATCTTATGAATGAATCAGGTGATTACTAAATTATGTGACTAATCAAtttatgtttgatttgatGACAGCaactaagagagagagaaaagagggGTGGGATTGATTAATAGAGATGCCACCACTGAGATAGGATTGACACGGGCCTTGCGGGCTGAGATGAATTTGGATAGCAGCAaccaaacacaaataaaaCCGGCCCGCGATAAGGTCGCAAAGCCGACCCCCTCTGTGGCTGCTTTCCTTCAGTGGCCGCGAAAAATAAACCCTTCAATAAGACCGGAATTTTCGACCTTATTGCTGATGCCCTACCACTAGGTGCCAATTCACTGGGCCACCCAATAGCTTTCATGTCACTCCTATTTGGATTGCTAAGTtaattatgttgaaattttattaagttataaatttataatcttaGAATTTAAAGATATATTTAAGTCGGTTTACTAGTTTTAGAATGCATTGACATCCTACTAAATATTGTTTTGATATAAACTTTGATGATATACAtacttataatatttaaattattttagaataGTACGTACCCTTCCTTCGTTCACTGATCAAATTCTACGGGATCAAACTTATGGTACTTAAGGAATgataaatgatataaaaaaagagagtgaaaaagactaataatattatatgtatacacatttaattcataaatattattattttttatatttaaaacttCTAGATTGTTATAAAGATTAATATGttgaatatgtattttattgaattctaATCTGGACATATATAACCACACAACATTGGATTACGCATATAAATTCATCTTAAATCTATTGAAATCTTTAACACAAGGGATAATTAATGTGGATtactcatatatataaattcatcTTATATCTATTGAGATCTTTAACACaagataataattattatccttatttcatgaaaatatGGAATATGATTTCTAGCAAAAAGCATTACCTAGTCACTTGGCATACactaaaaaaagttttaagttTATTTCTTATGAAGGATAGGAGATTTGTATTAGGCCATTAATTAGAATGTCCTTAAAATTCGTCCTTTAAATCTgtctatttcattttctctgcCACATTAGCATTGTTATCTTTCAGTTCATACAATATTGACCTCAACTAGCCCTTAAAATTCGCCTATTCCAATTTCCatcactattttcatttttctttatatttgttttaacaTACATTAAGGATAGGGAACATTGAAGTTACATTGGCATTGGTTGGAAAATCAccgggattcatttttttgttttctcatAGAGTGATAAATGAGAtgggagaagagattgaaGTGAATGGATGACAACTGAGGTGAAAAATAGGTTAATAGAGTTAAaatagtgtaatttttttttttcgactGAAGACACTACAATAGTGTCGATCAGGCGCCCATCAATCCGCCCTAGCCGATCAGCGCGTTCTGTACGAAGGGCGAACGGCTAGGCGAATTTATCGTCCAAACCCATGTAATAACGCCCATAAGGGCATTCACAATGGGGCCCGAGCGATCAGCCCCCCTATCGCCTCTCAAAGCCTCCCATTGTGGGGAGGGAGGCCATCTCCAACCCCCACCGCCTCCGCCCTTGCGATGATTGCAAGCCTCAGCCGATGGCAATATTGGCTCCGCATCGGCCTGCGATGGGCCTCCATTGTGGGGGCTCAGGCCGATGATGGAGCCGatatccctttttttttattttaatttaattcaatatttaatcCATTATATATACCCCATTCTCAATCAATTCACATTCATCCATTACTAAtcccaatttcaattttattactctctccacgGTGATATGAACTTCAGCAACAAGGTGCTCGACATgaaggggaagaagaaggagacAGTCGGGGAGGCGTCTGAAGCTGGGCGGACGATGAGTACCTACTCCATAGAGGAGTTGATTGCTCTTGCTCATAGTTGGACACATATATCTGATGACCCGATTTTAGCCAATAAGTGCGAGGGCGGTTTCTGGGGGCGTATCGCGAAAAGATACGAACAAGTAAAGGTCGCAGGGGCCCTGACACACTAGCCCGACGATCTACGCAAGCTTGGAAACGCCTGGTATATGAGTGTGCTATATTTCACGAGTTCTATGATGGCAATGCGAGAGGGTTCAAGTACTAGGAAATATATATGCAACTGAAGGATTGCCAAAAATTTATAGGATTAATGGGGTCGTGTCGGGGAGGACGAGCGGGAACCCGAGTGCTTCTGAGGGTGTGCTTCcgttgtttttttattatgttttctatctttatctctttattttttgtttttttaatgtagGATGTTTTATTATGTCTTTTAATtacacaaataattaaaagtgaatattaaaaataatgatgatgtggaattGAGATGAGCTCTGAGATAGGCTTTGGAATGAGCTCTCATTGCAGAAAAATAGGCTCCGAAATGGACCTATTAATGtgatagtaaaaaataaagatagacTTTGAGATGTGCTCCTGAAATAGCCATCTATGTGAATACTCTATTCAAGGCAATAGCTTAGGAAGGATTTATGGGCCgtatttgataaaaattaaaaagacatattaaataaaagtaacgGATTGTATTTAAGtcgaataaaatgataatgtgAGAATTGCGAAAacggaaaatgaaaaatgaccaCAACTTTTGGCGGGCCCTACCTAAACAGTTTAATTTAGCGCCACCTTCCCTCAACCCATTTCTCAATTTGTCGTCTCCTTCGTCGTTCTATTCCCTTTGactctctctctacaatttctctctcttatctaTTACTCCATGTAACTCCACGCGCCACCTTCATTGCTTTATCTACCATTTTccattatagtagtattatatacactgagattatatttttttaatttccccctctctctcctctctttcTTGATCTTTTCCACTTCTGTTGGGTTAGATAACTGAACTCCTCCCTGCAATATTTTGcgattctctctctctaattgtTCTAAATCGGAATCCcgaaagaaatagaaaaaagtgtttCCAGTCATCGCTAAAAGGGAGAGGAAAATTGTTTGGGTGAAAACAGAAATAGTACAAATTTTTCTAAAGAGATCATTGTGTGGAGCTGCCAAATATTGAGTCTCCGGCGTTGAATTATGGCGGGtagtaatgaagtaaatgTCAGTGAATCGAAGGTAACCAGAGGTGTTTGCTTGTTTTAGacataattttgtgtttttccaGCATCGGATTTCTGGTTTCAAATTAGGGTATCCTGCGGTTTGTGGACTCGTGGATTTTCTCCGTGAATCTGTGAATTTTGTGGTTGAAATTGGGGTTTCCTATTGTTTTTCGTGGAAGAGTTTATTTTGCGGATAAAAAGTGAGATTTGAGGTTGGaaaattgaatcttgatcTTTTATCCACGATTTCCCCCTTCTCTTTACCCTTGATTCTCGCCTTTGTTGTTTGTTTTGCTTTGACTACTGACTCGCCTAGGCCGATATCATGATTGTGCTGTTTGGGTTAATTTAGGTTGTTTCTCgacttttcatttcatttctttttatggATATACATGCTTGaaatttcccttttcttttcaGCATTTTCCTTTATGGTTGATTGGTTGAATCTGTTGATGATAATCACTTGGGAATGTTTGTGTATTTTTGATCAATTATCAATCCGAAGCCTCAGTTTGACTTGAGTCAGTAATGGGTAAAGGAGATTTCTAGTGAactgaaaattaaaactttgGTGCTATTTTTTCAGAGGGTGGTTCCCCTGCATACATGGATCCTCATATCCAACTTCAAACTTGCATATAACATGCTCAGGCGGCCCGATGGCACGTTCAACCGTGATTTGAACGAGTTTCTTGACCGGAAAGTGACTGCAAATGCTGTCCCTGTTGATGGGGTGTACTCATTCGACACTTTGGATCGTCCTACTGGCCTGCTCAACCGTGTTTATCTCCCTGCCCGTGACAACGAGCCTCAGTTGGGGATTGCAGAAGTGGAGAAGCCCTTGAGTGCCTCTGAAGTTGTACCTGTAATCGTATTTTTTCATGGTGGGAGCTTTGTCCATTCATCGGCCAACAGTGCTATCTATGACATTTTCTGCCGCCGCCTTGTGCAAACCTGCAAGGCTGCAGTGGTATCTGTGAACTACCGGAGATCACCTGAGCACCGGTATCCTTGTGCTTATGATGATGGATGGACGGCTCTTAAATGGGTTAACTCGAGAGCGTGGCTTCGTAGTGGGAAGGAGAATGATCTCAAAGTTCATATATATCTAGCTGGAGATAGTTCTGGTGGCAATATCGCTCATCATGTTGCAGTGAGGGCTGCAAACGAGAACGTGGAGGTATTGGGAAACATTCTTCTCCATCCCTTGTTTGGAGGGGAGGAGAGGACCGAATCTGAGAAACGGTTGGATGGGAAATACTTTGTGAGGATTCAAGACAGAGATTGGTATTGGAGAGCCTATCTACCAGAAGGCGAAGATAGGGACCATCCCGCCTGCAATGTGTTCGGCCCTAGAAGTCAAACCCTTGAAGGTATAAACTTTCCAAAGAGTCTGGTTGTTGTGGCTGGATTGGATCTTGTTCAAGATTGGCAAATAGGTTATGTTGAAGGGCTCAAAAAATATGGTCATGAGGTGAAGCTCCTCTACCTTGAAAAGGCCACAATCGGGTTCTACTTCTTGCCAAACAACGAGCATTTCGAGTCCTTAATGGATGAGATGAAGAGCTTCATCCAATCCTAACTGTTTATACATAACTCCCCATCACAGGCAGCCATACATGACAGAAGCTTGACTCTTTTTCGTTTCTTACTCAGGGTCTCGGGTTTCGTGGTCTATCCCGGCCTCGTTTAGCAATTATGGTGTGTAGTAATATGATTGTGTAGAAACTACTCTTTTTCCAGTTGCTGATAACTTGTGATTTTGTGGTGATGATATGGTGATGATCTGCACCTTGTTGGTGCCGGTTTATCTCCTTGGTTGAAGAGGGTGTTCCACATCGGAAACTCACTTGTTCACGGTGGGTGCTTGTAATGGCCGATGGTGGACATTCTATGCATTATGCTTTCTCCAAAATCTAATCATGTACCTCAgctaatgaaatttaataaaccTTCATATTTGTCATCATTTGAGaagataatagtagtaatgcTATTTCCTTATCTACTGGTCCATCTCATTCATGATCTTCAGTCTACACTACAAAGTGTTAATTAATGCATCCCTTTTTGTACCAAAACTATGGACACAACAAAGTTGTTTTTTAGCTCAAGATAATGTTTCATTATATCTTATGAGATCTCAACCATAACTAGGCTTTATATTATACGATTCCTAAAAAGGGACCACTTcacaaaagaaaaggagaaaaacaTTCATTTAACTTTGTGGTTGGGATAGCTTTGttgattgtatttttataactatatggtaaataaagtgaaaaaaaaataaaaataaacgaTGGGTAGTTTTGTCTGGCAGCATCTCACTATGTCGTTATCTGGCTTCTTTTGATCATATTTTCAACACGCCACttgtagagaaaataaagtgaacTAATTTACATTGGTGAAAATAGTTAGTATCACTTAGTTAGAGCATCCATCGATGGCTCTGGACTAGAAACTAGAcacctcctgccacatcatcaggactAGAAACTgtctgccacatcactagaaCACCCAACTGCACAATAGTGTACTAgaacaataaacaaaataacaaattcatattataaattacaatcacacgaatatggaattaaatttacgacacagatACGGGAAAatgcaatcattttatttaaataaaaaaaaaatcggtgGCTCGCCGAAATGTCGCCTGCAATGGCAGCTAGCTGACCGGCTAGCGCCTAGCGATTGGTGTGAACTCGCCGATAGGCTAGCCCAAAGTGTACTTGCCGGTCGCAATGGAGGCTAGCAAACAGGCTAGTCCGCTAGCctccattgcggatgctcttatcgTGTGTAATGTGCAGAGAGGCACAAAAGAGGCAAACCACACAAGAAAACAAGGTCGATTTCCATCTTGGACAATAATTGGGTCCGTATACACAAAATTAGAATTCTATGGATTCTTTAGTCGAAATGATtaattgatatgaaattgaatttgatgaaattatatagtgtGTGCATGCCCCCGCGTGTGCATAGCATTGTTTGTGTTTTGtaatgtgtgcagtgtgtgtgtgttagtGCGTGCAATGTGTATATACTGCGTGCAT
This window contains:
- the LOC125207578 gene encoding LOW QUALITY PROTEIN: gibberellin receptor GID1C-like (The sequence of the model RefSeq protein was modified relative to this genomic sequence to represent the inferred CDS: deleted 1 base in 1 codon), which gives rise to MAGSNEVNVSESKRVVPLHTWILISNFKLAYNMLRRPDGTFNRDLNEFLDRKVTANAVPVDGVYSFDTLDRPTGLLNRVYLPARDNEPQLGIAEVEKPLSASEVVPVIVFFHGGSFVHSSANSAIYDIFCRRLVQTCKAAVVSVNYRRSPEHRYPCAYDDGWTALKWVNSRAWLRSGKENDLKVHIYLAGDSSGGNIAHHVAVRAANENVEVLGNILLHPLFGGEERTESEKRLDGKYFVRIQDRDWYWRAYLPEGEDRDHPACNVFGPRSQTLEGINFPKSLVVVAGLDLVQDWQIGYVEGLKKYGHEVKLLYLEKATIGFYFLPNNEHFESLMDEMKSFINPNCLYITPHHRQPYMTEA